In one Pseudarthrobacter oxydans genomic region, the following are encoded:
- a CDS encoding DUF4193 domain-containing protein, with protein sequence MSTDYDAPRKSEEDATADSLEELKTRRSDKPVAVVDEDESELAAGFELPGADLSGEELVVQVVPAQADEFTCSSCFLVRHRSQIAREKDGRFYCRDCEG encoded by the coding sequence ATGTCCACCGATTACGATGCGCCGCGCAAGTCCGAGGAGGACGCCACCGCGGACTCGCTGGAAGAGCTGAAGACGCGCCGGTCTGACAAACCGGTTGCGGTGGTGGATGAGGACGAAAGCGAGCTTGCCGCCGGCTTTGAACTGCCGGGCGCGGACCTCTCCGGCGAGGAGCTGGTGGTCCAGGTGGTTCCGGCCCAGGCTGACGAATTCACCTGCTCCTCGTGCTTCCTGGTACGGCACCGCTCCCAGATCGCCAGGGAGAAGGACGGCCGGTTCTACTGCAGGGACTGTGAGGGCTGA
- a CDS encoding GNAT family N-acetyltransferase, which produces MVDQPVDGEYPEHWEADVVLRDGGTAHLRPIHPSDSDAVQAFHMGQSQNSIYMRFFAFKARLSSKELKRFTEVDYRDRVAFVITIGGEIVGIGRYDRLDDPAEAEVAFNIADAHQGRGIGSILLEHLAAAAHENGIRRFSAEVLPENRKMLMVFSDAGYDVKRHFDDGVVSLEFNIDPTERSRAVMESREHRAEARSVRDLLTPSSVAVIGASRKWGTVGYQLLEHIIEGGFRGSVYAINPEALELAGMMSFGRLSEVPEPVQLAVVAVPYEEVAAVVADCAAAGVKGLVVASAGFADDGERGLARQRDLVRQARANGMRVIGPASLGIVNTHPDVSLNASMAPAMPLRGSLGLFSQSAAIGVSLYAASSRRRLGLSTFLSAGNRADVSGNDMMQYWEDDADTSAVGLYLESIGNPRKFSRLARRLARIKPVIVAKSDAMGLRLPPGHAVRTTQAPAGALDAMLRQSGVIRVETIEQLVDVAQVVSGQPLPAGPGLAIFSNSQALGKVVADSAASHGLGIGQVVAGVDLDAGQSVALPALRSALLAALESDAVHAAVAALLPARGLTVDSIAEVLAECSVKSGKPVVAAFTGILDPSVYVEGMVGAGERAVPCFSNPGAAVAALAAVVRYAEWVSRDHGHFVEPEGCDPQAARAELEAHLRDVKGEQLKQLDPAATRSLLGHYGITVLPSAGFDSPDEAVEAAEALGWPVALKTTDPSLRHRLDLGGVRLDIQDAESLRLNVLQMRRILSRYGDPALEVQTMAPVGQACTFRAIEDPLLGPVISFGLAGDAVNLLDDWAHRVPPLSAADVHDFIRGPRAARKLFGYQGLPAVDVAALEDLAGRLAWLKDSHPEIALLEFNPVLCGASGAVILAADVRIGNAAQRTDSARRAMLG; this is translated from the coding sequence ATGGTGGATCAGCCCGTGGACGGCGAATATCCGGAACATTGGGAAGCCGATGTCGTCCTGCGCGACGGCGGAACCGCGCATCTGCGGCCAATCCATCCCTCGGACTCGGACGCCGTCCAGGCATTCCACATGGGACAGTCGCAGAATTCAATCTACATGCGCTTCTTCGCGTTCAAGGCCAGGCTCTCCAGCAAGGAGCTCAAGCGGTTCACCGAGGTGGATTACCGGGACCGGGTGGCGTTCGTCATCACCATCGGCGGTGAAATCGTCGGCATCGGCCGGTATGACCGGCTCGACGACCCCGCCGAGGCGGAAGTGGCGTTCAACATCGCGGACGCCCACCAGGGGAGGGGCATTGGTTCCATCCTGCTGGAACACCTTGCCGCCGCCGCCCACGAAAACGGCATCCGCCGCTTCAGCGCCGAAGTGCTGCCGGAGAACCGCAAGATGCTGATGGTCTTTTCCGATGCCGGGTATGACGTCAAACGGCATTTTGACGACGGCGTCGTGAGCCTGGAGTTCAACATCGACCCCACCGAGAGGTCCCGGGCGGTGATGGAATCCCGTGAGCACCGCGCAGAGGCGAGGAGCGTCCGCGACCTGCTGACGCCGTCGTCCGTTGCCGTCATCGGTGCCAGCCGAAAATGGGGGACCGTGGGGTACCAGCTGCTGGAGCACATCATCGAGGGCGGCTTCCGCGGCAGCGTGTACGCCATCAACCCCGAGGCGCTGGAACTGGCGGGCATGATGTCCTTCGGCAGGCTCTCCGAAGTCCCCGAGCCCGTCCAGCTTGCGGTGGTGGCCGTCCCCTACGAGGAAGTCGCCGCCGTCGTGGCCGACTGCGCCGCGGCCGGGGTGAAGGGACTGGTGGTTGCTTCGGCAGGCTTCGCGGACGACGGCGAACGCGGCCTCGCGAGGCAGCGGGACCTCGTGCGGCAGGCCCGGGCCAACGGCATGCGGGTGATAGGACCGGCGTCCCTGGGAATTGTGAACACCCACCCCGACGTGTCGCTGAACGCTTCCATGGCGCCCGCGATGCCGCTGCGGGGCAGCCTGGGGCTGTTCTCCCAGTCGGCCGCCATCGGCGTCTCGCTCTATGCCGCCTCCAGCAGGCGCCGGCTGGGCCTGTCCACCTTCCTCTCCGCCGGCAACCGCGCCGATGTTTCCGGCAACGACATGATGCAGTACTGGGAGGACGACGCCGACACCTCGGCAGTCGGCCTGTACCTGGAATCCATCGGCAACCCGCGCAAGTTCTCCCGGCTGGCCCGCCGGCTGGCGCGCATCAAGCCGGTGATCGTGGCCAAGTCCGACGCCATGGGGCTGCGCCTGCCGCCCGGGCACGCCGTCCGCACCACCCAGGCGCCGGCGGGCGCCCTGGACGCCATGCTGCGCCAGTCCGGCGTCATCCGGGTGGAAACCATAGAGCAGCTGGTGGATGTTGCCCAGGTCGTCTCCGGCCAGCCGCTCCCGGCCGGGCCCGGCCTGGCCATCTTCAGCAACTCCCAGGCGCTGGGCAAGGTGGTGGCAGACAGTGCCGCCTCGCACGGCCTGGGCATTGGCCAGGTAGTGGCCGGGGTGGACCTCGACGCCGGCCAGTCGGTGGCCCTTCCCGCCCTGCGTTCGGCCCTGCTCGCGGCGCTGGAGTCGGACGCCGTCCACGCAGCCGTCGCTGCCCTGCTTCCGGCCCGCGGGCTCACCGTGGACAGCATCGCCGAGGTGCTGGCCGAATGCTCCGTGAAGTCCGGAAAGCCCGTGGTGGCCGCGTTCACGGGGATCCTGGATCCCTCTGTCTACGTTGAGGGGATGGTGGGGGCCGGGGAGCGCGCCGTGCCCTGCTTTTCCAACCCCGGCGCCGCCGTGGCAGCGCTCGCGGCCGTGGTGCGGTATGCCGAGTGGGTCTCCCGCGACCATGGACACTTCGTTGAACCCGAAGGCTGCGATCCCCAGGCCGCCCGGGCAGAACTCGAGGCCCACCTCCGGGACGTAAAAGGCGAGCAGCTCAAACAGCTGGACCCGGCGGCCACGCGTTCCCTCCTGGGCCACTACGGCATCACCGTACTGCCCTCTGCCGGTTTTGACAGCCCCGACGAGGCGGTGGAGGCCGCGGAGGCCCTCGGCTGGCCGGTAGCGCTGAAAACCACCGACCCCTCGCTGCGCCACCGGCTGGACCTCGGGGGAGTGCGGCTGGACATCCAGGACGCCGAGTCCCTGCGCCTGAACGTGCTGCAGATGCGCCGCATCCTGTCCCGTTACGGCGACCCCGCCCTGGAGGTGCAGACCATGGCGCCCGTTGGCCAGGCCTGCACGTTCCGGGCCATCGAAGACCCGCTCCTGGGGCCGGTCATCTCCTTCGGCCTGGCGGGCGACGCCGTCAACCTGCTGGACGACTGGGCCCACCGGGTGCCGCCCCTGTCCGCGGCGGACGTGCACGATTTCATCCGCGGACCGCGGGCGGCCCGGAAGCTGTTCGGCTACCAGGGCCTGCCCGCAGTGGACGTCGCCGCACTCGAGGACCTTGCCGGCAGGCTCGCGTGGCTGAAGGACAGCCACCCCGAGATCGCGCTGCTGGAATTCAATCCGGTGCTTTGCGGCGCCTCCGGGGCGGTTATCCTGGCGGCGGACGTCCGGATCGGCAACGCGGCCCAGCGCACGGACAGCGCCCGCCGGGCCATGCTCGGCTGA
- a CDS encoding thymidine kinase translates to MAELVFFSGTMDCGKSTLALQMDHNHRARGRGGVRFSRNDRAGASRISSRLGLETDAVEVADGTDFWEEVMLRRTQGQRVDYLICDEAQFYTPEQVEQLAKVVDEIDVDVFAFGITADFRTRLFPGSQRLIELADRVQVLQVEALCWCGRRATHNARTVDGVMVTEGAQVVVGDVDMAVDGSAAPAAGRIPVVGYETLCRRHFMRRVTAHGANLMAEQDQLLPFEVDACLWRGTGGTGAGA, encoded by the coding sequence GTGGCTGAACTCGTCTTCTTTTCGGGCACCATGGACTGCGGCAAATCCACCCTCGCGCTGCAGATGGATCACAACCACCGTGCCCGGGGCCGGGGCGGTGTGCGCTTCAGCCGCAACGACCGTGCCGGCGCATCCCGCATCTCCAGCCGGCTCGGCCTCGAAACCGACGCAGTGGAGGTGGCGGACGGCACGGACTTCTGGGAGGAAGTCATGCTGCGGCGCACCCAGGGCCAGCGCGTGGACTACCTGATTTGCGATGAGGCGCAGTTCTATACGCCGGAGCAGGTGGAACAGCTGGCGAAGGTCGTGGACGAGATCGACGTCGACGTTTTTGCCTTCGGTATTACCGCCGACTTCCGCACCAGGCTCTTCCCCGGCTCGCAGCGGCTGATCGAACTGGCGGACCGGGTGCAGGTTTTACAGGTGGAGGCCCTGTGCTGGTGCGGCCGCCGGGCTACGCACAATGCAAGGACGGTGGACGGCGTCATGGTCACCGAAGGCGCCCAGGTAGTGGTGGGTGACGTCGACATGGCCGTTGACGGATCAGCGGCTCCGGCCGCAGGCCGCATTCCCGTGGTGGGCTACGAAACCCTCTGCCGGCGCCACTTCATGCGGCGGGTCACGGCCCATGGTGCCAACCTCATGGCTGAGCAGGACCAGCTGCTGCCGTTCGAGGTGGATGCGTGCCTGTGGCGCGGCACCGGCGGAACCGGGGCAGGCGCCTAA
- a CDS encoding alkaline phosphatase family protein produces the protein MPEERRLTIPAAVTPSHAAPVQAGRTADLPPAPAYGRRSVADVLTSAAASLGLDGFTNTLGLPAASRVCVVVADGLGRNLLKQKSAHTPFLRSVIQAGQGEVPVWLDSAFPSTTAAALACFGTGLPPGQHGMVGYDVLDPEQDKVVNMLGNWDAGVDPLAWQPFPTVLERAAGQAAVTTVSLPQFGDSPMTRAALRGGTFVAGTTSHARTEAAAEALAAPGPALLYFYLNELDKAGHRYGCQSESWEHQLEELDATMKRLNASLPAGTTILLTADHGMLDVPEQQRIDFSADPALVEGVRHTAGEPRMVHLYLETGADGTGPDAGARERLLAAWRTRFGTRIWAFTREDAIAAGLFGPVRPAVEGRIGDVMIAARDELALYDTRRVRPTAMEVVGQHGSLTKAEREVPLLCFTAGGRSVRRG, from the coding sequence ATGCCGGAAGAACGCCGCCTGACCATCCCCGCCGCAGTTACCCCGTCGCATGCCGCTCCAGTCCAGGCCGGCCGGACGGCCGACCTTCCGCCCGCCCCCGCCTACGGCCGGCGCTCCGTCGCGGATGTGCTGACCAGTGCCGCGGCCAGCCTGGGCCTCGATGGCTTTACCAATACGCTTGGCCTTCCTGCCGCGTCGCGTGTCTGCGTCGTGGTGGCCGACGGCCTGGGCCGGAACCTCCTGAAGCAGAAGTCCGCGCACACACCCTTCCTCAGGTCGGTCATCCAGGCCGGTCAGGGGGAAGTTCCCGTGTGGCTGGATTCGGCATTCCCCTCAACGACGGCCGCCGCTCTGGCATGTTTCGGTACCGGGCTGCCCCCCGGCCAGCACGGCATGGTGGGCTACGACGTGCTTGACCCGGAGCAGGACAAAGTGGTCAACATGCTCGGCAACTGGGACGCCGGGGTGGACCCCCTCGCCTGGCAGCCGTTCCCCACCGTGCTGGAACGGGCTGCAGGCCAGGCCGCCGTCACCACGGTCAGCCTTCCCCAGTTCGGCGATTCGCCCATGACCAGGGCTGCCCTGCGCGGCGGGACCTTCGTGGCCGGCACCACTTCCCACGCCCGGACTGAGGCCGCCGCCGAAGCCCTCGCCGCCCCCGGCCCGGCCCTGTTGTACTTCTACCTCAACGAGCTGGACAAGGCCGGGCACCGCTACGGCTGCCAGTCCGAATCCTGGGAGCACCAGCTTGAGGAGCTGGATGCCACCATGAAGCGGTTGAATGCCTCCCTGCCTGCCGGCACCACCATCCTGCTGACCGCGGACCACGGCATGCTGGATGTGCCGGAACAACAGCGCATCGACTTTTCAGCCGACCCGGCGCTGGTGGAAGGCGTCCGGCACACCGCCGGCGAACCGCGCATGGTGCACCTCTACCTGGAAACCGGAGCGGACGGCACAGGGCCCGACGCCGGCGCACGCGAAAGGCTTCTCGCAGCCTGGCGCACCCGCTTCGGTACCCGCATCTGGGCCTTCACCAGGGAGGACGCCATTGCGGCGGGGCTCTTCGGCCCGGTTCGGCCCGCCGTCGAGGGCAGGATCGGCGACGTAATGATTGCAGCCCGCGATGAGCTGGCACTGTATGACACAAGACGCGTCCGCCCCACGGCGATGGAAGTCGTGGGCCAGCACGGATCCCTGACCAAGGCTGAGCGGGAGGTCCCGCTGCTGTGCTTCACGGCAGGCGGCAGGAGCGTCCGCCGTGGCTGA
- the sepH gene encoding septation protein SepH, giving the protein MQDLRLVGVHDDGTHLLLSGAGGEMFQLPIDEALRTASRPAVKPRAERPAVPMSPRDIQARIRAGATAADVAELSGLPLAKVERYEGPVLAEREYVAQQARKVEVASPSPGHDVYRSAFGDNPATLNDMVGHRLAAHGIDPATVEWDSWRRQDGTWTVSATFEAKNGTTPGIGEEPPALWTFSPARKSLQNANRWAQQLSELEPLDGPVPARRLSAVSDRPFDFETDADAVPGSQAGNAGHAPGKEKESDGLLDMLRSRRGQRLGVDEDSDDALALLLTHGVPAAHPRPSEVTPEADEQEAEPEEDAGSAPAAQGDSFIRRRDARPSMLSRLSLIPPHADPVEDNLRLHNGVSTDTREITIVASPQRPSGSADPDAARGTGASGSGAGLDELLGGNPRRPAPRTDDNSPATGQLPETGAPERQPSRPKRSSVPSWDEIVFGTRGD; this is encoded by the coding sequence ATGCAGGATCTACGGCTTGTAGGCGTACACGACGACGGGACTCACCTCCTGTTGAGCGGGGCCGGCGGCGAGATGTTCCAGCTGCCGATCGACGAAGCGCTGAGGACGGCCAGCCGGCCTGCGGTTAAGCCGCGGGCCGAGCGGCCAGCTGTTCCGATGTCCCCGCGGGACATCCAGGCTCGGATACGCGCCGGTGCCACTGCGGCCGACGTCGCCGAGCTTTCCGGGCTTCCGCTGGCCAAGGTTGAACGGTACGAGGGGCCGGTCCTTGCTGAACGGGAGTACGTGGCCCAGCAGGCCCGCAAAGTGGAAGTGGCCTCGCCTTCCCCCGGCCATGACGTCTACCGGTCGGCGTTCGGCGACAACCCTGCCACGCTGAATGACATGGTGGGGCACCGGCTCGCCGCCCATGGCATCGACCCGGCCACGGTGGAGTGGGATTCCTGGCGTCGCCAGGATGGGACCTGGACTGTCTCGGCCACTTTCGAAGCCAAGAACGGCACCACTCCGGGCATAGGCGAGGAGCCCCCGGCACTGTGGACCTTCAGCCCGGCACGGAAGTCGCTGCAGAACGCCAACCGCTGGGCCCAGCAACTGAGCGAACTGGAGCCCCTGGACGGGCCCGTTCCTGCCCGCCGGCTGTCGGCCGTTTCCGACCGGCCCTTTGACTTTGAGACCGATGCCGACGCCGTTCCCGGAAGCCAGGCAGGCAATGCCGGCCACGCGCCGGGCAAGGAAAAGGAATCCGACGGCCTCCTGGACATGCTGCGCTCGCGCCGGGGCCAGCGGCTTGGCGTGGATGAGGATTCCGACGACGCCCTGGCCCTGCTCCTCACGCACGGCGTGCCGGCTGCCCATCCCCGGCCCTCCGAGGTCACGCCGGAAGCAGACGAACAGGAGGCAGAGCCGGAGGAAGATGCCGGCAGTGCCCCGGCTGCCCAGGGTGATTCCTTCATCCGGCGCCGGGATGCCCGCCCGTCGATGCTTTCCCGGCTGAGCCTCATCCCCCCGCACGCGGACCCGGTGGAAGACAACCTCCGGCTGCACAACGGTGTCAGTACAGACACCCGGGAGATAACAATCGTGGCCTCCCCTCAGCGCCCCTCCGGTTCAGCGGATCCTGACGCGGCACGCGGCACCGGCGCGTCAGGCAGCGGAGCAGGACTGGACGAACTGCTGGGCGGCAACCCGCGCCGGCCGGCACCGCGCACTGACGATAACTCCCCTGCCACCGGCCAGCTCCCGGAAACGGGCGCACCGGAAAGGCAGCCCTCGAGGCCCAAGCGCTCCAGCGTTCCGTCCTGGGACGAGATTGTCTTCGGGACCCGCGGAGACTAG
- a CDS encoding DNA topoisomerase IV subunit A, which yields MARRQSPAPTVEDSTPYTENIVDIDVTSEMEGSFLEYAYSVIYSRALPDARDGLKPVQRRILYMMSDMGLRPDRGHVKSARVVGEVMGKLHPHGDTAIYDAMVRMAQDFSLRLPLIDGHGNFGSLDDGPAAPRYTEARLAAAALTLTDHLDEDVVDFVPNYDNQLTQPDVLPAAFPNLLVNGATGIAVGMATNMAPHNLVEVIAAARHLIANPDATLDDIMRFVPGPDLPSGGRIVGLDGIRDAYATGRGSFKTRAKVEIEQLSARRTGLVVTELPYMVGPEKVIEKIKDAVNAKKLTGISDIVDLTDRKHGLRLVIELKNGFNPNAVLQQLYRYSPMEDSFGINNVTLVDGQPQTLGLVQLLTVYVNHRIDVVRRRTVFRLGKKKDRLHLVEGLLIAIVDIDEVIQIIRSSDEAAAARARLMSIYDLTEIQANYILELRLRQLTKYSRIELEKEQDELRREIAELEAILGSEERLRTLVSDELGAIAEEHGTPRRTVLLESEAVAPTVAADLALAAGKKGKAAPLALEIADDPCWAILTASGQVARTSNQEPLAEAGPRAKHDVYTSVVKTSARGEIAAVTSQGRMLRLQVMDMPVLPPVSGLPNLAGGVPAKDFLTLLKGETLVAFVPLDEVLAIGTAQGVVKRVQPDYPLNREDWDVISLKDKDFVVNVVPAGADDAELVFLTSQAQLLKFGAASVRPQGRTAGGMAGIKLASGDRVLYFGAIQPKDEAAVVVTIAGTTGALPGTAPGTAKVTAFSEYPVKGRATAGVRAHRFLKGEDTLLLAWAGHGPAKASSAAGVARSLPQEHGRRDGSGVPLSQPVDVVGPAMAWPDPAQTA from the coding sequence ATGGCCCGCCGCCAAAGCCCAGCCCCCACCGTGGAAGACAGCACCCCCTACACGGAAAACATCGTGGACATCGATGTCACCTCCGAAATGGAGGGGTCCTTCCTGGAGTACGCGTATTCGGTGATTTACTCGCGGGCCCTTCCCGACGCCCGCGACGGGCTCAAGCCGGTGCAGCGCCGCATCCTCTACATGATGAGCGATATGGGCCTGCGCCCCGACCGCGGCCACGTGAAGAGCGCCCGCGTGGTGGGCGAGGTCATGGGAAAGCTGCACCCGCACGGCGATACCGCCATCTACGACGCCATGGTGCGCATGGCGCAGGACTTCTCGCTGCGGCTGCCCCTCATTGACGGGCACGGCAACTTCGGCTCGCTCGACGACGGCCCTGCGGCTCCGCGGTATACGGAAGCACGGCTGGCCGCCGCCGCCCTCACCCTCACCGACCACCTCGATGAAGACGTGGTGGACTTTGTCCCCAACTACGACAACCAGCTGACCCAGCCGGACGTCCTGCCGGCAGCGTTCCCCAACCTGCTGGTCAACGGTGCCACCGGCATCGCCGTCGGCATGGCCACCAACATGGCCCCGCACAACCTCGTGGAAGTCATCGCGGCCGCGCGGCACCTGATTGCCAACCCGGACGCGACGCTGGATGACATCATGCGCTTCGTGCCCGGCCCGGACCTGCCCAGCGGCGGGCGCATCGTGGGCCTGGACGGCATCCGCGACGCCTACGCCACCGGGCGGGGGTCCTTCAAGACCCGGGCCAAGGTGGAAATCGAGCAGCTTTCCGCGCGCCGGACTGGCCTGGTGGTCACCGAGCTCCCCTACATGGTGGGCCCGGAGAAGGTCATCGAGAAGATCAAGGACGCCGTCAATGCCAAGAAGCTGACCGGCATCAGCGACATCGTCGACCTGACGGACCGGAAGCACGGCCTGCGGCTGGTCATCGAACTGAAGAACGGCTTCAACCCCAACGCCGTCCTCCAGCAGCTCTACCGCTACTCGCCGATGGAGGACTCCTTCGGCATCAACAATGTCACCCTGGTGGACGGGCAGCCGCAGACCCTGGGCCTGGTGCAGCTGCTCACCGTCTACGTGAACCACCGGATCGACGTGGTGCGCCGCCGGACCGTCTTCCGGCTGGGAAAGAAGAAGGACCGCCTCCACCTGGTGGAGGGCCTCCTCATCGCCATTGTGGACATCGACGAAGTCATCCAGATCATCCGGTCCTCGGATGAGGCCGCCGCCGCCCGGGCCCGGCTGATGTCCATCTACGACCTCACGGAAATCCAGGCGAACTACATCCTGGAACTGCGCCTCCGCCAGCTGACCAAGTACTCCCGGATCGAGCTCGAGAAGGAACAGGACGAGCTCCGCCGCGAGATCGCGGAGCTGGAGGCCATCCTGGGCTCAGAGGAACGGCTGCGCACGCTGGTGTCCGACGAACTGGGCGCCATCGCCGAAGAGCACGGCACGCCGCGGCGGACGGTCCTGCTGGAATCAGAGGCTGTGGCCCCCACCGTTGCCGCCGACCTCGCCCTGGCCGCGGGAAAGAAGGGCAAGGCCGCGCCGCTGGCCCTGGAAATCGCCGACGACCCCTGCTGGGCAATCCTGACCGCGTCCGGGCAGGTGGCCCGCACCAGCAACCAGGAGCCGCTGGCGGAGGCCGGCCCCCGGGCCAAGCACGATGTATACACGTCCGTGGTCAAGACCTCGGCGCGGGGCGAAATCGCTGCGGTTACCTCGCAGGGGCGCATGCTGCGCCTCCAGGTGATGGACATGCCGGTCCTGCCCCCGGTCTCGGGCCTGCCGAACCTCGCCGGCGGGGTTCCCGCCAAGGATTTCCTGACCCTCCTGAAGGGGGAGACCCTGGTGGCGTTCGTCCCGCTGGACGAAGTGCTGGCCATTGGCACTGCCCAGGGAGTGGTGAAGCGGGTGCAGCCGGACTATCCGCTGAACCGGGAAGACTGGGACGTCATTTCCCTGAAGGACAAGGACTTTGTGGTCAACGTGGTGCCTGCGGGAGCCGATGATGCCGAGCTGGTGTTCCTGACCAGCCAGGCGCAGCTGCTGAAGTTTGGTGCCGCAAGCGTGCGGCCGCAGGGCCGTACGGCCGGCGGCATGGCAGGCATCAAGCTGGCGTCCGGGGACCGTGTACTGTACTTCGGCGCCATCCAGCCCAAGGACGAGGCCGCCGTTGTGGTGACCATCGCGGGAACCACCGGCGCGCTTCCCGGCACCGCCCCCGGCACAGCCAAGGTGACCGCGTTCTCCGAGTATCCGGTGAAGGGGCGTGCGACAGCCGGAGTGCGGGCCCACCGCTTCCTGAAGGGCGAGGACACGCTGCTGCTCGCCTGGGCAGGCCACGGCCCGGCCAAGGCGTCCTCGGCAGCCGGGGTCGCCAGGTCCCTGCCTCAGGAGCATGGCCGGCGTGACGGATCCGGCGTCCCGCTCTCCCAGCCGGTGGATGTGGTGGGTCCCGCCATGGCCTGGCCTGATCCCGCCCAGACTGCCTGA
- a CDS encoding DUF5998 family protein — MSSQPPASAPETPGNENQAVRHSSHNHGAQGQSLDGALQKAGFYPRLVADVVDDALDGRDCVAHLVHLETHFDRAEVRRHITVLVLTADMLVITHVDDQQLDEAGEQIVAQISTESVPVAQIRSVVLSYMYAQPQNYKPSDPVREVTLSIAWSGGQRLDMGPASCGDPQCEADHGYSGTIAQEDIVLRISAEADGLQAVQDAKLFARALRAVNTGSAAPVPHIQSLPPRPRPGVFGNRLSRGHQQR; from the coding sequence ATGAGCTCACAGCCTCCCGCGTCGGCGCCCGAAACGCCCGGCAATGAAAACCAGGCAGTCCGCCACAGCTCACATAACCACGGTGCCCAGGGCCAAAGCCTGGACGGCGCACTGCAGAAGGCCGGTTTCTACCCGCGCCTTGTTGCCGACGTGGTGGACGACGCCCTGGACGGCCGCGACTGTGTTGCCCACCTGGTGCACCTGGAAACCCACTTTGACCGGGCCGAGGTCCGGCGCCACATCACCGTTCTGGTGCTGACCGCGGACATGCTGGTGATTACCCACGTGGACGACCAGCAGCTGGACGAGGCCGGTGAACAGATCGTGGCCCAGATCTCCACGGAATCCGTCCCCGTGGCGCAGATCCGCTCCGTGGTGCTCAGCTACATGTACGCCCAGCCGCAGAACTATAAGCCATCGGATCCCGTGCGCGAGGTGACGCTGTCCATCGCCTGGTCCGGCGGCCAGCGGCTGGACATGGGCCCTGCCAGCTGCGGGGATCCCCAGTGCGAAGCCGACCACGGCTATAGCGGCACCATTGCGCAGGAAGACATCGTCCTCCGGATCAGCGCTGAGGCTGACGGGCTGCAGGCAGTCCAGGACGCCAAGTTGTTTGCCCGCGCGCTGCGCGCGGTCAACACGGGCTCCGCCGCCCCGGTGCCGCACATCCAGTCCCTCCCTCCGCGTCCGCGTCCGGGCGTGTTCGGCAACCGGCTGAGCCGCGGGCACCAGCAGCGCTGA
- the dut gene encoding dUTP diphosphatase, with translation MTDHSAAVDTFTAEPAGLAPSATAPTLQVQLKMLDPGLEAPSYAHPGDAGADLRAREDVVLQPGERKLVPTGVAIALPDGFVALIHPRSGLATKHGLTIVNAPGTVDAGYRGEIAVTLLNTDASQSIELHRGDRIAQMVIQRVEHAQFIPVNELSGSVRGTGGFGSTGGFNPPGA, from the coding sequence GTGACTGATCATTCCGCAGCCGTAGACACCTTCACCGCAGAACCTGCCGGCCTGGCGCCGTCGGCCACAGCCCCCACACTGCAGGTCCAGCTGAAGATGCTGGATCCAGGCCTCGAGGCGCCCTCCTACGCGCACCCGGGCGACGCCGGCGCTGACCTTCGTGCCAGGGAGGACGTTGTCCTGCAGCCGGGGGAGCGCAAGCTGGTTCCCACGGGAGTGGCAATTGCCCTCCCTGACGGCTTCGTCGCCCTGATCCATCCGCGGTCGGGGCTTGCCACCAAACACGGGCTGACCATTGTCAACGCCCCCGGAACGGTGGATGCCGGATACCGGGGGGAAATAGCCGTCACCCTGCTGAACACCGACGCGAGCCAGTCCATTGAGCTGCACCGCGGCGATAGAATTGCGCAAATGGTTATCCAGCGTGTGGAGCACGCGCAGTTCATCCCCGTCAATGAATTGAGCGGGTCCGTGCGCGGTACGGGAGGCTTCGGATCCACCGGCGGTTTCAACCCGCCGGGGGCCTAA
- a CDS encoding DUF3093 domain-containing protein: MPESSSAAPVPGTPSSEAAVVYREKLWPNAWIWIIAAGISGAGILVFAPISAAAGYTAAVVLFTIIAILLILSTPTILVTENTLTVGRATIERRFVGAAQPFRGEEATAERGTRLNGLAYLCIRGWIDPVVKIGITDPSDPTPYWLASTRRPDKLAAALQPSQSLQ, translated from the coding sequence ATGCCCGAATCCAGTTCCGCCGCGCCCGTTCCCGGCACACCATCATCCGAAGCCGCAGTGGTCTACCGGGAAAAGCTGTGGCCCAATGCCTGGATCTGGATCATCGCAGCGGGCATCTCAGGTGCAGGAATCCTGGTGTTTGCACCTATCAGCGCGGCTGCGGGCTACACGGCTGCGGTGGTTCTCTTCACGATTATCGCCATCCTCCTGATCCTTTCCACCCCCACCATCCTGGTCACGGAAAACACCCTGACCGTGGGGCGGGCCACCATTGAACGCCGCTTCGTGGGTGCCGCCCAGCCCTTCCGCGGTGAAGAAGCGACGGCGGAACGCGGCACCCGGCTGAACGGCCTGGCCTACCTTTGCATCCGGGGCTGGATCGATCCCGTCGTCAAGATCGGCATCACCGATCCCTCGGATCCGACGCCGTACTGGCTGGCGTCCACCCGCCGCCCGGACAAACTGGCGGCAGCCCTTCAGCCCTCACAGTCCCTGCAGTAG